The following are encoded in a window of Mycobacterium sp. ELW1 genomic DNA:
- a CDS encoding sulfotransferase, translating into MTSAVQARLDPAKLIEQACELAGSDDFGADDGWRENLSRMVDDLVTEADLSPLGVEIAAADVIVPLRNRLQITAWRTAHPEIADQQITQPIFILGQPRTGTTILYDLLSQDPDLRAPLTWEVDHPFPVPQPETYQTDPRIDETQAQLDMTEQLMPGFMKFHPMSARGGQECVRITAGTFCSMIFPTQYRLPNYQHWLMYEADHAAAYRYHRQYLQHLQSGVPGQWLLKSPAHLWTLDTLLAEYPDAILVQTHRDPLVVISSISALIAHLQKLASDNATVQRAAGQCAAENILGLDRLMKWVDDGAISQDRVVNVRFADFMQDPFATIGAVYERLGRELTPIAEQRMRDHLSANPGDGGGNRYTWADTGLDADELRERVRAYQERYDVPSETLR; encoded by the coding sequence ATGACAAGTGCGGTGCAAGCCCGCCTTGATCCGGCCAAACTGATCGAGCAGGCCTGCGAACTGGCCGGAAGCGACGACTTCGGCGCCGACGACGGCTGGCGGGAGAACCTGTCCCGCATGGTCGACGACCTGGTCACCGAAGCCGACCTCTCCCCGCTCGGGGTGGAGATCGCGGCCGCCGATGTGATTGTGCCGCTGCGCAACCGGCTACAGATCACCGCGTGGCGCACCGCGCATCCCGAGATCGCCGACCAGCAGATCACTCAGCCGATCTTCATCCTCGGGCAGCCCCGCACCGGCACGACGATCCTCTACGACCTGCTCAGCCAAGACCCCGACCTTCGGGCGCCGCTGACCTGGGAGGTCGATCACCCCTTCCCGGTCCCCCAGCCGGAGACCTACCAGACCGACCCGCGCATCGACGAGACCCAAGCCCAGCTGGACATGACCGAGCAGCTGATGCCCGGCTTCATGAAGTTCCATCCGATGAGCGCACGCGGCGGCCAGGAATGCGTCCGGATCACCGCAGGCACGTTCTGCAGCATGATCTTCCCCACGCAGTACCGCCTCCCGAATTACCAGCACTGGCTGATGTACGAGGCCGACCACGCGGCCGCCTACCGCTACCACCGCCAGTACCTGCAGCACCTGCAGTCCGGTGTGCCCGGCCAGTGGCTGCTGAAAAGCCCCGCCCACCTGTGGACCCTGGACACGCTGCTGGCCGAGTACCCCGACGCGATCCTGGTGCAGACCCATCGCGACCCCCTGGTGGTGATCTCCTCGATCAGCGCGCTGATCGCTCACCTACAGAAACTGGCCAGCGACAACGCGACCGTCCAGCGCGCGGCCGGCCAGTGCGCGGCGGAGAACATCCTGGGACTCGACCGCCTGATGAAGTGGGTGGACGACGGCGCGATCAGCCAGGATCGCGTCGTCAACGTGCGGTTCGCCGATTTCATGCAGGACCCGTTCGCCACCATCGGCGCGGTCTATGAGCGCCTGGGCCGCGAGCTCACCCCGATCGCCGAACAGCGCATGCGCGACCATCTCTCGGCCAACCCCGGCGACGGCGGCGGCAACCGCTACACCTGGGCCGATACCGGCCTCGATGCCGACGAGCTACGGGAGCGGGTACGCGCCTATCAGGAGCGCTACGACGTGCCGAGCGAAACACTGCGTTAG
- a CDS encoding GGDEF domain-containing phosphodiesterase has translation MADDLAARIGGVEFAALLSSSAPADLPALREQLVTALQRPIDTGAGSDTAFASCGTAVVRGSDLAEAVVARADASMHASKRVTDAGSTGIASRERVEFEELLSRAIAEGRLVAYAQPIVDARTGEVVEEELLVRMMAVDGHAMVPDEFLPQARQFGLMPTIDRFMVARGIECAKAGRPVAVNISVDSINDTATSSAILEQLRQAEDAAQRVSVEVTEHAALASTDLAARFSDDMAALGCRLALDDFGTGFGSLIELRGMTLSKLKIDKSFVSGMLRNVQDESIVRAIVAVARELGLLTVAEGVEDAKTRNRLIELCIDQLQGYLLGRPEPVLATPR, from the coding sequence GTGGCCGACGACCTCGCCGCCCGGATAGGCGGTGTTGAGTTCGCCGCGTTGTTGAGTTCATCGGCTCCCGCCGACTTGCCGGCCCTGCGCGAACAGCTTGTCACTGCATTGCAGAGGCCGATCGATACCGGCGCCGGGAGTGACACGGCCTTCGCCAGCTGCGGAACGGCGGTCGTTCGCGGTAGCGACCTGGCCGAGGCGGTCGTAGCGCGAGCCGACGCGTCGATGCACGCCTCCAAGCGCGTCACCGACGCCGGCTCGACAGGAATCGCATCGCGAGAACGCGTGGAGTTCGAGGAGCTCTTGTCGCGTGCAATCGCCGAGGGTCGCCTGGTCGCCTACGCCCAGCCGATCGTCGATGCCCGTACGGGAGAAGTGGTCGAGGAGGAACTGCTGGTTCGGATGATGGCAGTCGACGGCCACGCGATGGTGCCCGATGAATTCCTTCCGCAGGCACGACAGTTCGGCCTGATGCCGACCATCGATCGGTTCATGGTGGCGCGGGGTATCGAGTGCGCGAAGGCGGGCCGTCCGGTGGCGGTGAACATCTCGGTGGACTCGATCAACGACACGGCGACCAGTTCTGCGATCCTCGAGCAACTGCGACAGGCGGAAGACGCCGCCCAGCGGGTGTCCGTCGAGGTCACTGAACACGCGGCCCTGGCCTCCACCGATCTCGCCGCGCGATTCTCCGACGACATGGCGGCGCTGGGCTGCCGACTCGCGCTCGACGACTTCGGCACCGGCTTCGGCTCGCTCATCGAACTCCGCGGAATGACGTTGTCCAAGTTGAAGATCGACAAGAGCTTCGTGTCCGGGATGCTGCGCAATGTGCAAGATGAATCGATCGTCCGGGCGATCGTCGCCGTCGCCAGGGAACTGGGGTTGCTCACCGTTGCCGAAGGGGTAGAAGACGCCAAGACCCGCAATCGCCTGATCGAACTCTGTATCGATCAGCTGCAGGGGTACCTCCTCGGGCGCCCGGAGCCGGTCCTGGCGACACCTCGGTAG
- a CDS encoding TetR/AcrR family transcriptional regulator: MKVTEARTTRRRTNTRARLIEATDELIRDSGRTWFSVEEVCRAAGYTRGAFYSSYDDMEDLLFEVYEHQNDALVERLRSTAEPLLRSRGVLQTDRVVRQLLKAGVADQPRIALHAALVARAAHQPEIAHALDAQVERFREGLQGIFVALIAKTGRTMTVTPEAFTRALMAAQAGASGQFLSDRAATEEVRYLTALAVVEGLSA; the protein is encoded by the coding sequence GTGAAGGTCACAGAGGCGCGAACAACCCGGCGGCGCACGAACACCCGGGCCCGTTTGATCGAGGCCACCGACGAACTCATCCGGGACAGCGGCCGGACTTGGTTCTCCGTCGAGGAGGTGTGTCGGGCCGCCGGCTACACCCGTGGGGCTTTCTACTCCAGCTACGACGACATGGAGGATCTGCTCTTCGAGGTCTACGAACACCAGAACGACGCGCTCGTGGAGCGATTGCGGAGTACGGCCGAGCCCCTGCTGCGATCCCGGGGCGTTCTCCAAACCGACCGTGTGGTCCGCCAATTGCTGAAAGCGGGCGTCGCCGACCAGCCGCGCATCGCCCTGCATGCCGCCCTGGTGGCTCGCGCCGCACATCAGCCTGAGATCGCCCATGCCCTGGACGCGCAGGTCGAGCGCTTCCGTGAAGGCCTGCAAGGGATCTTCGTCGCGCTGATCGCCAAGACCGGCCGGACGATGACCGTCACCCCGGAGGCATTCACCCGCGCGCTGATGGCCGCCCAGGCCGGCGCCTCCGGCCAGTTCCTCAGTGATCGCGCCGCCACCGAGGAGGTCCGCTACCTCACCGCGCTGGCGGTAGTCGAAGGCCTGTCCGCCTGA
- a CDS encoding TetR family transcriptional regulator, translating into MSESLRVRKRQRTRERIATAAAQLVSANGLSATTVEQIAEAADVARATFFRYFESKEYAVAEGFTSTWIAAITDALRRQPADLSVNDALSAAFAELTPGFGAVESSVAEIERQTRDSLTLRAWTLLCYLNFEAAIAEAIAPRLPDLTVDDPRPRLIGALAMASVRISIDDWLRDGGSLSDRISRAVNSMTPCPIKN; encoded by the coding sequence ATGTCTGAAAGTCTTCGGGTGCGCAAACGGCAGCGGACCCGGGAGCGCATCGCCACCGCGGCCGCCCAGCTGGTGTCGGCCAACGGGCTGAGCGCGACGACCGTCGAGCAGATCGCCGAAGCCGCCGACGTGGCCCGGGCGACGTTCTTCCGGTACTTCGAGTCCAAGGAATACGCCGTCGCCGAGGGCTTCACCTCGACCTGGATCGCCGCGATCACCGACGCCTTGCGCCGCCAACCCGCAGACCTGTCCGTCAACGACGCACTCAGCGCCGCGTTCGCCGAACTCACCCCTGGCTTCGGTGCGGTCGAGAGCAGCGTCGCCGAAATAGAGCGCCAGACCCGCGACTCGCTGACCCTGCGGGCCTGGACGCTGCTGTGCTACCTGAACTTCGAGGCCGCCATCGCCGAGGCGATCGCGCCCCGGCTGCCCGATCTCACCGTCGACGATCCGCGCCCGCGCCTCATCGGTGCGCTGGCGATGGCGTCGGTCCGGATCTCGATTGACGACTGGCTGCGCGACGGCGGATCGCTGTCGGACCGAATCTCCCGCGCGGTCAACTCCATGACCCCGTGCCCGATCAAGAATTGA
- a CDS encoding GAF domain-containing protein, with translation MGRTDPATLTIIRVQDAINDADLSSGAVMQIVVDQARAATGAPGAVIELAEGDDMVYTMASGSLCGTEGLRLARFGSLSGESARTGKALVSDDTETDDRVDTEACRRVGARSMIVVPLIAGDRVQGVLKVISGQPHAFGDDTVSLLEQLAHFIARALERAALVDEKTREATSDSLTGLANRSAFLAALNRSIDSAADSDSVVAVVLYVGLDGFTRINHAFGQAVGDQVLQEIGHRISITWWPTTSPPG, from the coding sequence ATGGGCAGAACCGACCCAGCCACGTTGACGATCATCAGAGTCCAGGATGCGATCAACGACGCCGACCTCAGCAGTGGCGCCGTGATGCAGATCGTGGTGGACCAAGCACGCGCCGCTACCGGTGCCCCCGGGGCCGTGATCGAACTCGCCGAAGGCGACGACATGGTCTACACGATGGCCTCCGGTTCCCTCTGCGGCACCGAAGGCCTGCGACTGGCCCGGTTCGGCAGCCTGTCGGGTGAGTCGGCACGCACAGGCAAAGCCCTGGTCTCCGACGACACCGAAACTGATGACCGTGTCGATACCGAGGCCTGTCGGCGAGTCGGAGCGCGGTCCATGATCGTGGTACCGCTGATCGCCGGCGATCGTGTCCAAGGCGTGCTCAAGGTCATTTCCGGCCAGCCGCACGCCTTCGGTGACGACACTGTGAGCCTGCTCGAGCAGTTGGCGCATTTCATCGCCCGGGCGCTCGAGCGCGCGGCACTCGTCGACGAGAAGACGCGCGAGGCCACCAGCGATTCGCTGACGGGGTTGGCCAACCGCTCGGCATTCCTGGCCGCACTGAACAGATCGATCGACTCGGCGGCGGACAGCGACAGCGTCGTGGCGGTTGTTCTGTACGTGGGTCTGGACGGTTTCACGCGGATCAATCACGCCTTCGGGCAAGCCGTTGGCGATCAGGTGCTCCAGGAGATCGGCCACCGTATCTCGATCACCTGGTGGCCGACGACCTCGCCGCCCGGATAG
- a CDS encoding DUF2510 domain-containing protein, whose product MATEPGWYPDPLGGQGARYWDGTQWDGAIQPGPPTGPLAAQEFPELPPPPVAGKSRRLWPLWALGAAVVIAIGATVFVLTRPAGEPPPSASTITPTTTATPSVPKADQVAAEVQSSMQSKLDTDPDLSPLHLKVVHVDLVNKAGNEFKGIAQVKTSRGTSRVTTCRLMSLQMATKRYGRPRPARFCSRFKTCRRPPGQHRHRRRPPHARSLSRSRSRSPALWKTSGSAHQG is encoded by the coding sequence ATGGCGACTGAGCCTGGTTGGTATCCTGATCCGCTCGGCGGTCAGGGAGCGCGTTACTGGGACGGCACCCAGTGGGATGGCGCCATTCAGCCCGGGCCTCCGACCGGTCCCCTAGCTGCGCAGGAGTTCCCAGAGCTACCGCCACCGCCCGTGGCGGGGAAATCGCGTCGCCTGTGGCCGTTATGGGCGCTGGGCGCTGCAGTCGTAATCGCCATAGGTGCAACGGTATTCGTGTTGACTCGCCCCGCCGGGGAGCCTCCGCCGTCCGCGTCGACAATCACACCGACGACGACGGCCACACCGAGCGTGCCGAAGGCCGACCAGGTCGCTGCGGAAGTGCAGTCGTCCATGCAGTCGAAACTCGACACCGATCCCGACCTTTCGCCGTTGCACCTCAAGGTGGTTCACGTCGACCTGGTGAACAAGGCGGGCAACGAATTCAAGGGCATCGCGCAGGTGAAGACGTCGCGCGGGACGAGTCGAGTCACGACGTGCCGATTGATGTCACTTCAGATGGCGACAAAACGTTATGGGAGGCCGCGCCCGGCGCGTTTCTGTTCGCGGTTCAAGACATGCCGACGCCCACCCGGGCAGCACCGCCACCGCCGGCGCCCGCCCCACGCCCGGTCCCTGTCCCGGTCCCGGTCCCGGTCCCCAGCACTGTGGAAAACTTCAGGATCTGCCCATCAGGGTTAA
- the smpB gene encoding SsrA-binding protein SmpB, translated as MAKNPDKKPEHKIVATNRKARHNYSILDTYEAGVVLQGTEVKSLREGHASLADAFATVDDGEIWLRNLHIPEYHHGTWTNHAPRRNRKLLLHRSQIDNLVGKIRDGNLTLVPLSLYFSDGKVKVELALARGKQAHDKRQDLAKRDAEREVIRELGRRAKGKL; from the coding sequence GTGGCCAAGAATCCGGACAAGAAGCCCGAACACAAGATCGTCGCCACCAATCGCAAGGCGCGGCACAACTATTCGATCCTCGACACCTACGAGGCCGGCGTCGTCCTGCAGGGCACCGAGGTCAAGAGCCTGCGGGAAGGCCACGCATCGCTGGCCGATGCGTTCGCCACCGTCGACGACGGCGAGATCTGGTTGCGCAACCTGCATATCCCGGAGTATCACCACGGCACCTGGACCAACCACGCGCCGCGGCGCAACCGCAAGCTGCTGCTGCACCGCAGCCAGATCGACAACCTGGTGGGCAAGATCCGCGACGGCAACCTGACCTTGGTGCCGCTGTCGTTGTATTTCTCCGACGGCAAGGTCAAAGTCGAACTGGCGCTGGCCCGCGGTAAGCAGGCGCACGACAAGCGGCAGGATCTGGCCAAGCGTGACGCGGAGCGAGAGGTGATCCGGGAGTTGGGCCGCCGGGCCAAGGGCAAGCTCTGA
- a CDS encoding cutinase family protein, producing MPIRCKRRHPVGSDRSAGRWVGLVASPLFVTSALLVGPVAPPLASAADCPDAEVVFARGTDEPAGMGRVGDALVDALRKQAPSLNIDTYAVNYKATKLQLHGGDGANDVISHIKSTVSSCPDTKIVLGGYSQGASVIDIVAGVPVGGIPWGSSLPPEFVKNVVAVATFGNVATRTNQSLPTTSALLGAKAIDLCNPADPICHAGPGNEWSGHTEGYVPGYTNQAASFVAAKLLAGISQHMPGYGSAPGYGPTTPYGPDSMYAPLPGSGPATSLPGPQPGYPAEAPSYPSPSPTTSPTTVAPSSPSPGAGLV from the coding sequence ATGCCTATTCGCTGCAAGCGTAGGCACCCGGTGGGGAGCGACCGGTCAGCCGGTCGCTGGGTCGGGCTGGTTGCTTCGCCATTGTTCGTCACGAGCGCACTGCTCGTCGGTCCTGTCGCGCCACCGCTGGCGTCGGCTGCCGACTGTCCGGACGCCGAGGTCGTCTTTGCCCGCGGCACCGACGAGCCCGCCGGTATGGGCCGGGTCGGCGACGCCCTCGTCGACGCACTGCGTAAGCAAGCGCCCAGCCTGAACATCGACACCTACGCGGTCAACTACAAGGCCACCAAGCTGCAGTTGCACGGCGGAGACGGCGCCAACGACGTGATCTCGCACATCAAATCGACGGTGTCGTCCTGCCCGGATACCAAGATCGTCCTCGGCGGATACTCACAAGGTGCAAGCGTGATCGACATCGTGGCCGGCGTTCCGGTGGGCGGCATCCCCTGGGGGAGTTCGTTGCCGCCGGAGTTCGTCAAGAACGTCGTCGCCGTCGCGACCTTCGGCAATGTAGCGACCCGCACCAACCAGTCGTTGCCGACCACGAGCGCGCTGCTCGGCGCCAAAGCCATCGACCTGTGCAATCCGGCTGACCCGATCTGTCACGCGGGTCCGGGCAATGAGTGGAGCGGGCACACCGAGGGCTACGTCCCGGGCTACACCAACCAGGCGGCGTCGTTCGTCGCAGCCAAGCTGCTCGCCGGGATCAGTCAGCACATGCCGGGCTACGGAAGCGCGCCCGGATACGGCCCGACGACGCCCTACGGGCCGGACTCCATGTACGCGCCGCTGCCCGGCTCCGGCCCCGCCACCTCCCTGCCCGGGCCGCAGCCCGGTTATCCCGCGGAGGCGCCGAGCTATCCGTCGCCGTCACCAACGACCAGCCCGACGACGGTCGCACCCAGCTCGCCGTCGCCCGGCGCCGGTCTGGTGTAA
- a CDS encoding EamA family transporter produces MLALASAIGYGVSDFVGGIAARRVAALRVVLVSYPVAMVLLGILAVVFGGTVSTPAVVWGLLCGVSQAFGVWWFYAALGSGPISVVSPLTAVLVAAVPVSVGLAMGEQPGLIAGVGTVLALIAVVLVSRQATDEDIRPHKFTASVAWLTVGSGLAFGLNFVLLHQAPADAHLWPLFFARVSATAIVLLVAAFSGNFHAPQGFPLKMAIVAALLDTVSNVATLLALQATMLSLASVLMALYPAATVLLAIVVLRERVTRWQVLGMVMALVAVGMISVR; encoded by the coding sequence CTGCTCGCGCTGGCATCGGCAATCGGTTACGGCGTCAGCGATTTCGTCGGCGGTATCGCGGCGCGACGGGTCGCCGCGCTGCGGGTCGTATTGGTGTCCTATCCGGTGGCGATGGTGCTGCTGGGGATCCTGGCAGTGGTTTTCGGCGGCACGGTGTCGACTCCGGCGGTGGTCTGGGGTCTGCTGTGCGGCGTGAGCCAGGCGTTCGGGGTGTGGTGGTTCTACGCCGCACTGGGCTCGGGACCGATCTCGGTTGTCTCGCCGTTGACCGCTGTTCTGGTGGCTGCGGTGCCGGTCAGTGTGGGACTCGCGATGGGGGAGCAGCCCGGCCTGATCGCCGGGGTGGGCACCGTGCTGGCGTTGATCGCCGTCGTACTGGTCAGCCGGCAGGCCACCGACGAGGACATTCGGCCGCACAAGTTCACCGCATCGGTGGCGTGGTTGACGGTCGGCTCAGGGCTGGCGTTCGGGTTGAACTTCGTTCTGCTGCACCAGGCTCCGGCCGATGCTCACTTGTGGCCGTTGTTCTTCGCCCGCGTCTCGGCGACGGCGATCGTGCTGCTGGTGGCCGCGTTCAGCGGCAATTTTCATGCGCCACAGGGATTTCCGTTGAAGATGGCGATAGTGGCCGCGCTGTTGGACACCGTCTCGAATGTCGCGACGTTGCTGGCGCTGCAGGCCACGATGCTGTCACTGGCCAGCGTGCTGATGGCGCTGTACCCGGCGGCCACCGTGCTGCTGGCCATCGTGGTGCTACGCGAACGGGTCACCCGCTGGCAGGTGCTGGGCATGGTGATGGCGTTGGTCGCCGTCGGAATGATCTCGGTCCGCTAG
- a CDS encoding DUF1214 domain-containing protein — protein sequence MSGEKSLEAWEFVRKVLDDLTGQIKQDARDEREILEGLRVLNRVIALCTELSVDIDPDHPHFVDMCTPSRFVGGPNPHGAYPLAMISGDRAYRVTGTRGTSTYLGIQVLAGTGMNPRRMSNYLSDRDLVLDESGRFDIVFAATRPADSDLAGAQWIEIPADATSIVVRDYIADPDTEIPVQLHISLLGEVPPPAPLSDETLAAQLTAMGWTIVKLTTLHRTVRPDLLDTPNVLITSGAENLGGENTTPDNLYMLGMFDLEPHQNLQLTFLPPETRYWSVTLESIWHECLEPLLRSSSVTNKGVSPDPDGYVRLTIGAQDSGTGHWLDTGGRRRGFIVVRWLDNPNAPDVTVRLLDKEVQK from the coding sequence ATGAGTGGCGAAAAGTCGCTAGAAGCATGGGAATTCGTCCGTAAGGTTCTCGACGATCTGACCGGTCAGATCAAACAGGACGCCCGCGACGAGCGCGAAATACTCGAGGGACTGCGTGTACTCAACCGGGTGATCGCGCTGTGCACCGAGTTGTCGGTGGACATCGACCCGGACCATCCGCATTTCGTCGACATGTGCACACCCTCGCGCTTCGTGGGCGGACCCAACCCACACGGCGCCTACCCGCTGGCCATGATCAGCGGCGACCGGGCCTACCGCGTCACCGGCACCAGGGGCACGTCGACGTACCTGGGCATCCAGGTCTTGGCCGGCACCGGGATGAATCCGCGCCGGATGAGCAACTACCTGTCCGACCGCGATCTGGTCCTCGACGAGAGTGGCCGGTTCGACATCGTCTTCGCCGCCACCCGTCCCGCCGACAGCGACCTCGCAGGCGCGCAGTGGATCGAGATCCCCGCTGACGCCACCTCGATCGTGGTACGCGACTACATCGCCGACCCTGACACTGAAATCCCTGTGCAGCTCCATATTTCACTGCTCGGCGAGGTACCGCCGCCGGCACCGCTGTCCGACGAGACGCTGGCCGCACAGCTCACGGCGATGGGCTGGACCATCGTCAAACTGACAACCCTGCACCGCACCGTGCGCCCCGACCTCCTGGATACCCCCAACGTCCTGATCACCTCCGGTGCGGAGAACCTGGGCGGCGAGAACACCACACCGGACAACCTGTACATGCTCGGCATGTTCGATCTGGAACCACACCAGAACCTGCAGCTGACCTTCCTCCCGCCCGAAACCCGTTACTGGTCAGTGACTTTGGAAAGTATCTGGCATGAATGCCTGGAGCCGCTGCTACGCTCCAGCTCGGTGACCAACAAGGGCGTCTCCCCCGATCCCGACGGATACGTCCGGCTCACGATCGGAGCCCAGGACTCCGGCACGGGCCACTGGCTGGACACCGGTGGACGTCGACGCGGTTTCATCGTCGTCCGCTGGCTGGACAACCCGAATGCACCGGATGTGACAGTTCGTCTGCTGGACAAGGAGGTTCAGAAATGA